GAAAGCCTTTCTCGTATTTTCAGTAGTTGAAGAATGTAATCTATCTTGCGCAGAACTTTATCGTCCAACGTCTTGATAAATGCTTGGAAATATCCTCCATACGTCCTTATCTTCCTTTCCATGCCACAAAGATAATAAAAAGTTTCTATATTAAGCAACTTATTCTACCTTTTAATAATATAGACGAAACCACTAGTGTCCACAAAAAGTGGTCATAATCAACCATGCGGCTTACTCACGCTTCATCTTTGGCAAATAGACGGCTATAATACCTAACAATGGGAGTAATGTGCTTACCTTAAAGACGAAGAGAATACTCGTCTGGTCGGCTAACCAACCGAAGAAGGTACTTCCAAGACCGCCAAGACCAAATGAAAGTCCATAGAAGATACCGGCTATTGTACCGATATGATTGGGCATGAGGTCGGTTGCATAAACCAATATTGCTGAAAAGGCTGATGCTATAATGAGTCCGATGATAGCTGATAAGATAATTGTTCCAGCAAGACTACCCATATAAGGGAGCATGATTGTAAAGGGCGCTGCCCCAAAGATAGAGAACCATATCACGTATTTACGCCCGTAGCGGTCGCCTATCCAGCCTCCAAGAAGGGTTCCGACGACTTCTGCTGCTAAGAAAACAAACAGGCAGAATTGGGAAGTTTGAATAGATACCCCGAACTTCTCTATCAGAAAGAAGGTGAAATAGCTAACCATACTCTCTGTATAAAAGTTCTTGGAGAACATCAACACGAAGAGAATAAATACAAATCCATAAATCTGATTACGTGTATATGCCTTTGCTGTTGTCCATCTTGCCCTACTCCGTTTACGAACGACCTTTAATTGTTTTACATGCCATTTTCCTATATAAATCAGTATAACGGCTAAAAGAAGGGCAATAAACGCAAACCAGCGTACACCACTCAAGCCGACTGGTATCACTATCAGGGCTGCAAACAATGGCCCTGCAGCAAAGCCGCCATTGCCTCCTACTTGGAAAATACTCTGTGCTAAACCATTGCGACCACCAGAGGCTTGCTGTGCCACTTGCGAACCTTGCGGATGGAATATAGAAGAACCTAAGCCGAACAATGATACAGATAATAAGATGACGAGGAAACTATCAGCATACGACAACATAAAGATACCGATGAGCGTGAACACCATACTCACAGGCAACTGCCACCAACCATGATGCTTATCGGCATAGAGTCCTACAAAAGGTTGGATGATGGAAGAGGTTAGCTGTAGCACCAACGTTATGATTCCGACTTGAAAGAAGGATAATCCAAACTCGTCTTTCAACATCGGATAAATTGCTGGAAGCATCGAATGCATCGTGTCATCCAAGAGATGACAAAAACTTATCGTGAGCAGAATGCCCAAGGCTGTACGTTCTGCGTTTCCTTCTTCTATCTTATTATTTAGCTTCATTTGTTTATTATTATCTCTGAACATGCAAAGGTACATATTATCTTTATAAACAAAGAATGCAAACCTGTATAACGATGAAGCATCAACTGCTTTTTACAAATTGGATTTCATCCATCGACACGAGCCTCTCTTTATAGGATGTGGAGCCTCCGCACCACACGTGCGAGGCGTTAGCACAATATGTGCGGAGCATTAGCACATCATGTGCGGAGTATCAGTACGACAATAGAAGGGGGTGGAATGAGTAGCTATCAGTCGTAAAAAAGATAGCAAAACGCCATTGGTTTTCGCAGATAAGGAAGACTTTAACCATAAAATACGCATTTTCAAACGATTAATGCGTATCTTTGTAGCTGATATAACATTCCCCTATAGAAAGATGAGGGTAAAAAGATAAGATTACGAATAAGGGACTGTAATACACATTAAAACAAACAACAACATTATTAGAAAGAAAGAAGACTATAATAGCCTATCTTAGAAGTGGTTTAAAAAGAACTTTATGTCTATCTCTCCTTACGTTCATCTCTGCACATTCAATGGCACAAGACACTGAAGATTTCTCTCCAGATGCCCCTGGTGCTACGACTGGTGTCGACATCATGAAACCAGGAAAGATTGATTGGGAAACTGGTATCGTACTTGAATGGGACAGAAGAAACGGTGAACACGCACGTACTTTCACTATCAATACATCTATGTTTCGTCTTGGACTGACTCCACAAGCGGAGGTAAGACTACAGATTGATGAATGTATAACCCATACGCCTGAAGGGAATTTTGGGGGCATTGCTAATGCCGCTATTGGTACGAAAATCAAGGTTTATGAGGGCGGAAAGGTGTTTCCAAAGGTTTCCTTTATGGGTACAATACTCATTCCTGGTGGTAGTAATGCACACTACCTTCCCAAACATGTAGGTATTCAAGCTCACCTCTTATTCGAAAACGAATTGAGTAGTAAGTTTACATTGGGTTATGACTTGGGAGGTGAATGGGATGGAGATACAGAAAGTCCTGACCTTTTCTTTGGTGCTAACCTCACTTATCAGCCTACTGACAAGTGGAGTTTCTACGTAGAAAGCTATAATCGTTACAACTCAAAGAGACAGGATGACTGGGCTAAACCGGGACATGACAGCCACTTCAACTTTATGAGTGAAGTAGGAGTGGATTATAAGGTTTCACCACGACTGCACTTAAACACTTACTACGACATATCGTTCAACGAGATATCACGATATAGTAACATTGGTTTGGGCATTGCGTGGCTACTGAACTAAAAGGAAAGGGATATTGAGAGAGGAACTTTTCTGAGTTCTTCCGTTAAATGCGTGGACGCTTTTCGTACTGCTTTAACGGAAGAACCGAAGTTACTCATTAAACAAAAGCATAGCTAAGACAGTCAACTATCTATCCTATTATCAGCCTCTAACACAGAAAACCTTTTCATTTTAAGACTTCGAAAATCTACATACAAGGGTTTGAAATATCATTACATATTTTCAAATTAAACATCTATAAATAACGGCAAAAACACATACAAGGAGTAGGCTTGTAACCATAAGGAAGTCAATTAGTTATAAAGTAGTAAAAT
The Prevotella melaninogenica DNA segment above includes these coding regions:
- a CDS encoding MFS transporter; protein product: MKLNNKIEEGNAERTALGILLTISFCHLLDDTMHSMLPAIYPMLKDEFGLSFFQVGIITLVLQLTSSIIQPFVGLYADKHHGWWQLPVSMVFTLIGIFMLSYADSFLVILLSVSLFGLGSSIFHPQGSQVAQQASGGRNGLAQSIFQVGGNGGFAAGPLFAALIVIPVGLSGVRWFAFIALLLAVILIYIGKWHVKQLKVVRKRSRARWTTAKAYTRNQIYGFVFILFVLMFSKNFYTESMVSYFTFFLIEKFGVSIQTSQFCLFVFLAAEVVGTLLGGWIGDRYGRKYVIWFSIFGAAPFTIMLPYMGSLAGTIILSAIIGLIIASAFSAILVYATDLMPNHIGTIAGIFYGLSFGLGGLGSTFFGWLADQTSILFVFKVSTLLPLLGIIAVYLPKMKRE
- a CDS encoding transporter, which codes for MAQDTEDFSPDAPGATTGVDIMKPGKIDWETGIVLEWDRRNGEHARTFTINTSMFRLGLTPQAEVRLQIDECITHTPEGNFGGIANAAIGTKIKVYEGGKVFPKVSFMGTILIPGGSNAHYLPKHVGIQAHLLFENELSSKFTLGYDLGGEWDGDTESPDLFFGANLTYQPTDKWSFYVESYNRYNSKRQDDWAKPGHDSHFNFMSEVGVDYKVSPRLHLNTYYDISFNEISRYSNIGLGIAWLLN